One window from the genome of Schistocerca piceifrons isolate TAMUIC-IGC-003096 chromosome 1, iqSchPice1.1, whole genome shotgun sequence encodes:
- the LOC124777357 gene encoding SWI5-dependent HO expression protein 3-like yields MTENFERMTKQMTELKNTTQQLSQRFETMSDRVTKQEETLVTFTHETKNNITRCETQLTQIVNVQQEVNTRVEELAQAHTSASSTQEKLTEEVGNITQQLTMVVLEQTHLKEKIEKLEDRADLASLNNTPTWPKELYTNDILSKAKTHVKDETKHIEDEVTKLRDNVVPYLVIGVNASSGNDKTAKTMANDTDRTPIVESPISNQNYNVPLSFPPNEQYYDTTPRVANQMDVVYRGDSCHSNFTHVTNQNQHPPQRNRSDGGWWNHPPAPRHNTMPARETYSNGNVQYNNNNNRRRENNQYNPGYFDRNYKINKIK; encoded by the exons atgaccgaaaattttgaacggatgacaaaacagatgacagaattaaaaaacaccactcaacagctcagccagcgatttgagacaaTGTCCGatcgagtcactaaacaggaagaaactttggttacattcacacatgaaacaaaaaacaatatcacccgatgtgagactcagttaactcaaatagttaatgtgcagcaggaagtgaacactcgtgtggaagagttagctcaggcccacacttcagctagctccactcaagaaaagctgactgaagaagtgggaaatattacccaacagctcacaatggtagttcttgaacaaacccacctcaaagaaaagatagaaaaattagaagatcgagcggacctcgcgtcactaaacaacacaccaacatggccgaaagaattgtacacgaat gatatactttcaaaagcaaagacacatgttaaagacgagacaaaacacatagaagacgaagtgacaaaattacgagacaatgttgtgccgtaTTTGGTGATTGGTGTAAACGCATCGTCAgggaacgacaaaacagctaaaaccatggctaatgacacagacagaacacctattgtggaatcacctatttccaatcaaaattacaatgtgccgctttcttttccaccaaacgagcaatattacgatacgacacctagagtagcaa atcaaatggacgtagtttacagaggcgattcatgccattcaaattttactcatgttactaaccaaaatcagcacccaccccaaaggaaccgtagtgacggtggttggtggaaccatccgcccgcgccgcgacacaatacgatgcctgcacgcgaaacatattcaaatggaaacgt acagtacaacaacaacaacaataggagacgtgagaataaccagtacaacccgggctactttgacaggaactataaaataaataaaataaaataa